In Papaver somniferum cultivar HN1 unplaced genomic scaffold, ASM357369v1 unplaced-scaffold_135, whole genome shotgun sequence, one DNA window encodes the following:
- the LOC113334195 gene encoding elongator complex protein 4-like isoform X1, which produces MAATRSRTSSFSRNQSTSPLSQIHGIKPGPNGVTYVSSGIPDLDKILGGGFPLGSLIMIMEDAEAPHHLLLLRNFMSQGLVHNQPLLYASPSKDPRAFLGTLPSPVLSKDEKSRSSIDQEQEKGLRIAWQYKKYFGENQQNSDRNATEYCNEFDLRKPLERHILNAQRIECFSIQESPSLSAFCDRCSSFVTQTSRNDGGTISPGRIAIQSFCAPQCCYSEMEWDMLSFIRSLKSMVRSSNAVAVITFPPSLLSSSFSKRWQHIADTLLAVRAIPDEDKELAKLLTGYQDMVGFLHVHKVAQINTQVPVILEATTFSIKLQRRRSLVLERLNQAPVDGSSGSSHDVSGSCGGGSKSSILDF; this is translated from the exons atggcTGCTACGAGGAGCAGGACAAGCAGTTTCTCTCGGAATCAATCCACTTCACCTTTATCTCAGATACATGGAATCAAGCCTGGACCTAATGGAGTCACTTATGTATCCTCTGGAATCCCAGACCTTGACA AGATTTTAGGAGGTGGGTTTCCATTAGGAAGTCTAATAATGATAATGGAAGATGCAGAAGCACCAcatcatttattattattaaggAATTTCATGTCGCAAGGACTTGTACATAATCAACCGCTTCTTTATGCGAGTCCTTCCAAAGACCCAAGAGCTTTTCTTGGTACTTTACCTAGTCCCGTTTTGTCGAAAGATGAAAAAAGTCGCAGCAGTATTGATCAAGAACAG GAGAAGGGTTTAAGGATTGCTTGGCAGTACAAGAAGTATTTTGGGGAGAATCAACAAAATTCCGATAGAA ATGCAACTGAGTACTGCAACGAATTTGACTTGCGCAAACCACTCGAGAGGCATATATTGAATGCACAGCGAATTGAGTGTTTTAGTATCCAAGAGTCACCAAGTCTTTCAGCTTTTTGTGATCGATGTTCTTCATTCGTAACTCAAACTTCAAG GAATGATGGTGGAACTATAAGTCCAGGTCGAATTGCCATACAATCATTCTGTGCTCCACAGTGTTGCTATTCTGAGATG GAATGGGACATGCTCTCCTTTATTAGGTCTCTGAAAAGCATGGTACGGTCTTCAAATGCAGTTGCAGTGATTACTTTTCCGCCATCGCTTCTTTCATCTTCCTTCTCTAAGAGATGGCAGCATATTGCAGATACCTTGCTTGCAGTCAGAGCAATCCCAG ACGAGGACAAAGAGTTGGCGAAACTCCTGACTGGCTACCAGGATATGGTTGGTTTTCTTCATGTGCACAAAGTAGCCCAGATCAATACACAG GTTCCTGTAATTCTCGAGGCAACAACATTCTCGATAAAGCTCCAACGGCGTAGATCTTTGGTCCTAGAGAGGCTAAACCAAGCCCCAGTTGACGGTTCAAGTGGTAGTTCACACGATGTATCAGGCAGCTGCGGTGGTGGTTCAAAGTCATCCATCCTTGATTTTTAG
- the LOC113334195 gene encoding elongator complex protein 4-like isoform X2 — MAATRSRTSSFSRNQSTSPLSQIHGIKPGPNGVTYVSSGIPDLDKILGGGFPLGSLIMIMEDAEAPHHLLLLRNFMSQGLVHNQPLLYASPSKDPRAFLGTLPSPVLSKDEKSRSSIDQEQGLRIAWQYKKYFGENQQNSDRNATEYCNEFDLRKPLERHILNAQRIECFSIQESPSLSAFCDRCSSFVTQTSRNDGGTISPGRIAIQSFCAPQCCYSEMEWDMLSFIRSLKSMVRSSNAVAVITFPPSLLSSSFSKRWQHIADTLLAVRAIPDEDKELAKLLTGYQDMVGFLHVHKVAQINTQVPVILEATTFSIKLQRRRSLVLERLNQAPVDGSSGSSHDVSGSCGGGSKSSILDF; from the exons atggcTGCTACGAGGAGCAGGACAAGCAGTTTCTCTCGGAATCAATCCACTTCACCTTTATCTCAGATACATGGAATCAAGCCTGGACCTAATGGAGTCACTTATGTATCCTCTGGAATCCCAGACCTTGACA AGATTTTAGGAGGTGGGTTTCCATTAGGAAGTCTAATAATGATAATGGAAGATGCAGAAGCACCAcatcatttattattattaaggAATTTCATGTCGCAAGGACTTGTACATAATCAACCGCTTCTTTATGCGAGTCCTTCCAAAGACCCAAGAGCTTTTCTTGGTACTTTACCTAGTCCCGTTTTGTCGAAAGATGAAAAAAGTCGCAGCAGTATTGATCAAGAACAG GGTTTAAGGATTGCTTGGCAGTACAAGAAGTATTTTGGGGAGAATCAACAAAATTCCGATAGAA ATGCAACTGAGTACTGCAACGAATTTGACTTGCGCAAACCACTCGAGAGGCATATATTGAATGCACAGCGAATTGAGTGTTTTAGTATCCAAGAGTCACCAAGTCTTTCAGCTTTTTGTGATCGATGTTCTTCATTCGTAACTCAAACTTCAAG GAATGATGGTGGAACTATAAGTCCAGGTCGAATTGCCATACAATCATTCTGTGCTCCACAGTGTTGCTATTCTGAGATG GAATGGGACATGCTCTCCTTTATTAGGTCTCTGAAAAGCATGGTACGGTCTTCAAATGCAGTTGCAGTGATTACTTTTCCGCCATCGCTTCTTTCATCTTCCTTCTCTAAGAGATGGCAGCATATTGCAGATACCTTGCTTGCAGTCAGAGCAATCCCAG ACGAGGACAAAGAGTTGGCGAAACTCCTGACTGGCTACCAGGATATGGTTGGTTTTCTTCATGTGCACAAAGTAGCCCAGATCAATACACAG GTTCCTGTAATTCTCGAGGCAACAACATTCTCGATAAAGCTCCAACGGCGTAGATCTTTGGTCCTAGAGAGGCTAAACCAAGCCCCAGTTGACGGTTCAAGTGGTAGTTCACACGATGTATCAGGCAGCTGCGGTGGTGGTTCAAAGTCATCCATCCTTGATTTTTAG
- the LOC113334195 gene encoding elongator complex protein 4-like isoform X3 has product MESSLDLMESLMYPLESQTLTILGGGFPLGSLIMIMEDAEAPHHLLLLRNFMSQGLVHNQPLLYASPSKDPRAFLGTLPSPVLSKDEKSRSSIDQEQEKGLRIAWQYKKYFGENQQNSDRNATEYCNEFDLRKPLERHILNAQRIECFSIQESPSLSAFCDRCSSFVTQTSRNDGGTISPGRIAIQSFCAPQCCYSEMEWDMLSFIRSLKSMVRSSNAVAVITFPPSLLSSSFSKRWQHIADTLLAVRAIPDEDKELAKLLTGYQDMVGFLHVHKVAQINTQVPVILEATTFSIKLQRRRSLVLERLNQAPVDGSSGSSHDVSGSCGGGSKSSILDF; this is encoded by the exons ATGGAATCAAGCCTGGACCTAATGGAGTCACTTATGTATCCTCTGGAATCCCAGACCTTGACA ATTTTAGGAGGTGGGTTTCCATTAGGAAGTCTAATAATGATAATGGAAGATGCAGAAGCACCAcatcatttattattattaaggAATTTCATGTCGCAAGGACTTGTACATAATCAACCGCTTCTTTATGCGAGTCCTTCCAAAGACCCAAGAGCTTTTCTTGGTACTTTACCTAGTCCCGTTTTGTCGAAAGATGAAAAAAGTCGCAGCAGTATTGATCAAGAACAG GAGAAGGGTTTAAGGATTGCTTGGCAGTACAAGAAGTATTTTGGGGAGAATCAACAAAATTCCGATAGAA ATGCAACTGAGTACTGCAACGAATTTGACTTGCGCAAACCACTCGAGAGGCATATATTGAATGCACAGCGAATTGAGTGTTTTAGTATCCAAGAGTCACCAAGTCTTTCAGCTTTTTGTGATCGATGTTCTTCATTCGTAACTCAAACTTCAAG GAATGATGGTGGAACTATAAGTCCAGGTCGAATTGCCATACAATCATTCTGTGCTCCACAGTGTTGCTATTCTGAGATG GAATGGGACATGCTCTCCTTTATTAGGTCTCTGAAAAGCATGGTACGGTCTTCAAATGCAGTTGCAGTGATTACTTTTCCGCCATCGCTTCTTTCATCTTCCTTCTCTAAGAGATGGCAGCATATTGCAGATACCTTGCTTGCAGTCAGAGCAATCCCAG ACGAGGACAAAGAGTTGGCGAAACTCCTGACTGGCTACCAGGATATGGTTGGTTTTCTTCATGTGCACAAAGTAGCCCAGATCAATACACAG GTTCCTGTAATTCTCGAGGCAACAACATTCTCGATAAAGCTCCAACGGCGTAGATCTTTGGTCCTAGAGAGGCTAAACCAAGCCCCAGTTGACGGTTCAAGTGGTAGTTCACACGATGTATCAGGCAGCTGCGGTGGTGGTTCAAAGTCATCCATCCTTGATTTTTAG